In the Hordeum vulgare subsp. vulgare chromosome 7H, MorexV3_pseudomolecules_assembly, whole genome shotgun sequence genome, one interval contains:
- the LOC123410061 gene encoding inositol 2-dehydrogenase isoform X3 — MAREGGGAAMAPAAAVVRYGIVGVGMMGREHLHNLAHLAGEVEWEQSVRVCVTCLADPHPESLLLGLRLAAELGLPPPQTFSDHRELLDSGLCDAVVVSSPNMTHSEILMDIIGYAKPHHVLVEKPLCTTVQDCEKVIEAAKQRPDILVQVGLEYRYMPPVAKLIDTVKSGTLGQVRMVAIREHRFPFLVKVNNWNRFNCNSGGTLVEKCCHFFDLIRLFADANPVRVMASGAIDVNHKDEVYHGKVPDIIDNAYVIIEFDNGCRGMLDLCMFAEGSRNEQEISVVGDTGKGEAFVPESIMRVGKRAGGRDGVVTIKAEDERINFQFNFPPSV, encoded by the exons ATGGCGCGAGAGGGAGGAGGGGCAGCCATGGCGCCCGCAGCGGCGGTAGTGAGGTACGGGATAGTTGGGGTCGGCATGATGGGGAGGGAGCACCTCCACAACCtcgcccacctcgccggagaagtCGAATGGGAGCAGTCCGTCCGCGTCTGCGTCACCTGCCTCGCCGACCCCCATCCGGAGTCCCTCCTCCTTGGTCTCCGTCTCGCCGCAGAGCTTGGCCTGCCACCTCCCCAG ACATTTTCAGATCACCGCGAGTTGCTGGACAGCGGACTCTGTGACGCCGTTGTTGTGTCGTCGCCAAACATGACACACTCTGAGATACTCATGGACATCATTGGTTATGCCAAGCCGCACCACGTTCTTGTTgagaagcctctgtgcaccacggtTCAGGACTGTGAGAAG GTCATAGAAGCTGCCAAACAGAGACCGGACATACTCGTGCAAGTCGGATTAGAATACCGGTATATGCCTCCGGTAGCTAAGCTGATAGATACTGTTAAAAGCGGCACACTAGGGCAGGTCAGAATGGTGGCTATCCGTGAACACCGGTTTCCTTTCCTTGTTAAG GTGAACAACTGGAATAGGTTTAATTGCAACAGTGGGGGGACTCTGGTTGAGAAGTGCTGCCACTTTTTTGATTTGATAAGATTGTTTGCAGATGCGAACCCTGTTCGTGTAATGGCCTCTGGAGCTATTGATGTTAACCACAAGGATGAGGTTTATCATGGAAAG GTACCAGATATAATTGATAATGCATATGtgatcatagaatttgataatggCTGTCGTGGCATGCTTGATCTCTGCATGTTTGCTGAAGGTAGTAGAAATGAGCAGGAAATTTCTGTTGTTGGTGACACTGGAAAG GGTGAAGCTTTTGTTCCAGAGAGCATTATGAGGGTTGGAAAGCGAGCAGGAGGCAGAGATGGAGTTGTAACGATAAAGGCCGAAGATGAACGAATCAA CTTCCAATTCAATTTTCCCCCAAGTGTTTGA
- the LOC123410061 gene encoding inositol 2-dehydrogenase isoform X6, giving the protein MAREGGGAAMAPAAAVVRYGIVGVGMMGREHLHNLAHLAGEVEWEQSVRVCVTCLADPHPESLLLGLRLAAELGLPPPQTFSDHRELLDSGLCDAVVVSSPNMTHSEILMDIIGYAKPHHVLVEKPLCTTVQDCEKVIEAAKQRPDILVQVGLEYRYMPPVAKLIDTVKSGTLGQVRMVAIREHRFPFLVKVNNWNRFNCNSGGTLVEKCCHFFDLIRLFADANPVRVMASGAIDVNHKDEVYHGKVPDIIDNAYVIIEFDNGCRGMLDLCMFAEGSRNEQEISVVGDTGKGEAFVPESIMRVGKRAGGRDGVVTIKAEDERINS; this is encoded by the exons ATGGCGCGAGAGGGAGGAGGGGCAGCCATGGCGCCCGCAGCGGCGGTAGTGAGGTACGGGATAGTTGGGGTCGGCATGATGGGGAGGGAGCACCTCCACAACCtcgcccacctcgccggagaagtCGAATGGGAGCAGTCCGTCCGCGTCTGCGTCACCTGCCTCGCCGACCCCCATCCGGAGTCCCTCCTCCTTGGTCTCCGTCTCGCCGCAGAGCTTGGCCTGCCACCTCCCCAG ACATTTTCAGATCACCGCGAGTTGCTGGACAGCGGACTCTGTGACGCCGTTGTTGTGTCGTCGCCAAACATGACACACTCTGAGATACTCATGGACATCATTGGTTATGCCAAGCCGCACCACGTTCTTGTTgagaagcctctgtgcaccacggtTCAGGACTGTGAGAAG GTCATAGAAGCTGCCAAACAGAGACCGGACATACTCGTGCAAGTCGGATTAGAATACCGGTATATGCCTCCGGTAGCTAAGCTGATAGATACTGTTAAAAGCGGCACACTAGGGCAGGTCAGAATGGTGGCTATCCGTGAACACCGGTTTCCTTTCCTTGTTAAG GTGAACAACTGGAATAGGTTTAATTGCAACAGTGGGGGGACTCTGGTTGAGAAGTGCTGCCACTTTTTTGATTTGATAAGATTGTTTGCAGATGCGAACCCTGTTCGTGTAATGGCCTCTGGAGCTATTGATGTTAACCACAAGGATGAGGTTTATCATGGAAAG GTACCAGATATAATTGATAATGCATATGtgatcatagaatttgataatggCTGTCGTGGCATGCTTGATCTCTGCATGTTTGCTGAAGGTAGTAGAAATGAGCAGGAAATTTCTGTTGTTGGTGACACTGGAAAG GGTGAAGCTTTTGTTCCAGAGAGCATTATGAGGGTTGGAAAGCGAGCAGGAGGCAGAGATGGAGTTGTAACGATAAAGGCCGAAGATGAACGAATCAA ttcataa
- the LOC123410061 gene encoding inositol 2-dehydrogenase isoform X2, producing MAREGGGAAMAPAAAVVRYGIVGVGMMGREHLHNLAHLAGEVEWEQSVRVCVTCLADPHPESLLLGLRLAAELGLPPPQTFSDHRELLDSGLCDAVVVSSPNMTHSEILMDIIGYAKPHHVLVEKPLCTTVQDCEKVIEAAKQRPDILVQVGLEYRYMPPVAKLIDTVKSGTLGQVNNWNRFNCNSGGTLVEKCCHFFDLIRLFADANPVRVMASGAIDVNHKDEVYHGKVPDIIDNAYVIIEFDNGCRGMLDLCMFAEGSRNEQEISVVGDTGKGEAFVPESIMRVGKRAGGRDGVVTIKAEDERIKYQGLHHGSSYLEHLNFLSAIRSQGACCPAISLEDGLLSVAIGVAGQLSIEKGRFVTIEEVLSN from the exons ATGGCGCGAGAGGGAGGAGGGGCAGCCATGGCGCCCGCAGCGGCGGTAGTGAGGTACGGGATAGTTGGGGTCGGCATGATGGGGAGGGAGCACCTCCACAACCtcgcccacctcgccggagaagtCGAATGGGAGCAGTCCGTCCGCGTCTGCGTCACCTGCCTCGCCGACCCCCATCCGGAGTCCCTCCTCCTTGGTCTCCGTCTCGCCGCAGAGCTTGGCCTGCCACCTCCCCAG ACATTTTCAGATCACCGCGAGTTGCTGGACAGCGGACTCTGTGACGCCGTTGTTGTGTCGTCGCCAAACATGACACACTCTGAGATACTCATGGACATCATTGGTTATGCCAAGCCGCACCACGTTCTTGTTgagaagcctctgtgcaccacggtTCAGGACTGTGAGAAG GTCATAGAAGCTGCCAAACAGAGACCGGACATACTCGTGCAAGTCGGATTAGAATACCGGTATATGCCTCCGGTAGCTAAGCTGATAGATACTGTTAAAAGCGGCACACTAGGGCAG GTGAACAACTGGAATAGGTTTAATTGCAACAGTGGGGGGACTCTGGTTGAGAAGTGCTGCCACTTTTTTGATTTGATAAGATTGTTTGCAGATGCGAACCCTGTTCGTGTAATGGCCTCTGGAGCTATTGATGTTAACCACAAGGATGAGGTTTATCATGGAAAG GTACCAGATATAATTGATAATGCATATGtgatcatagaatttgataatggCTGTCGTGGCATGCTTGATCTCTGCATGTTTGCTGAAGGTAGTAGAAATGAGCAGGAAATTTCTGTTGTTGGTGACACTGGAAAG GGTGAAGCTTTTGTTCCAGAGAGCATTATGAGGGTTGGAAAGCGAGCAGGAGGCAGAGATGGAGTTGTAACGATAAAGGCCGAAGATGAACGAATCAA GTACCAGGGGCTTCACCACGGATCTAGCTACTTGGAGCACCTCAATTTCCTGTCTGCCATCAGGTCTCAAGGTGCATGTTGCCCAGCCATCAGTTTGGAGGACGGCTTATTATCTGTCGCGATCGGTGTGGCCGGCCAATTGTCGATCGAGAAAGGCCGTTTCGTCACCATTGAGGAGGTGCTATCAAACTGA
- the LOC123410061 gene encoding inositol 2-dehydrogenase isoform X1, with amino-acid sequence MAREGGGAAMAPAAAVVRYGIVGVGMMGREHLHNLAHLAGEVEWEQSVRVCVTCLADPHPESLLLGLRLAAELGLPPPQTFSDHRELLDSGLCDAVVVSSPNMTHSEILMDIIGYAKPHHVLVEKPLCTTVQDCEKVIEAAKQRPDILVQVGLEYRYMPPVAKLIDTVKSGTLGQVRMVAIREHRFPFLVKVNNWNRFNCNSGGTLVEKCCHFFDLIRLFADANPVRVMASGAIDVNHKDEVYHGKVPDIIDNAYVIIEFDNGCRGMLDLCMFAEGSRNEQEISVVGDTGKGEAFVPESIMRVGKRAGGRDGVVTIKAEDERIKYQGLHHGSSYLEHLNFLSAIRSQGACCPAISLEDGLLSVAIGVAGQLSIEKGRFVTIEEVLSN; translated from the exons ATGGCGCGAGAGGGAGGAGGGGCAGCCATGGCGCCCGCAGCGGCGGTAGTGAGGTACGGGATAGTTGGGGTCGGCATGATGGGGAGGGAGCACCTCCACAACCtcgcccacctcgccggagaagtCGAATGGGAGCAGTCCGTCCGCGTCTGCGTCACCTGCCTCGCCGACCCCCATCCGGAGTCCCTCCTCCTTGGTCTCCGTCTCGCCGCAGAGCTTGGCCTGCCACCTCCCCAG ACATTTTCAGATCACCGCGAGTTGCTGGACAGCGGACTCTGTGACGCCGTTGTTGTGTCGTCGCCAAACATGACACACTCTGAGATACTCATGGACATCATTGGTTATGCCAAGCCGCACCACGTTCTTGTTgagaagcctctgtgcaccacggtTCAGGACTGTGAGAAG GTCATAGAAGCTGCCAAACAGAGACCGGACATACTCGTGCAAGTCGGATTAGAATACCGGTATATGCCTCCGGTAGCTAAGCTGATAGATACTGTTAAAAGCGGCACACTAGGGCAGGTCAGAATGGTGGCTATCCGTGAACACCGGTTTCCTTTCCTTGTTAAG GTGAACAACTGGAATAGGTTTAATTGCAACAGTGGGGGGACTCTGGTTGAGAAGTGCTGCCACTTTTTTGATTTGATAAGATTGTTTGCAGATGCGAACCCTGTTCGTGTAATGGCCTCTGGAGCTATTGATGTTAACCACAAGGATGAGGTTTATCATGGAAAG GTACCAGATATAATTGATAATGCATATGtgatcatagaatttgataatggCTGTCGTGGCATGCTTGATCTCTGCATGTTTGCTGAAGGTAGTAGAAATGAGCAGGAAATTTCTGTTGTTGGTGACACTGGAAAG GGTGAAGCTTTTGTTCCAGAGAGCATTATGAGGGTTGGAAAGCGAGCAGGAGGCAGAGATGGAGTTGTAACGATAAAGGCCGAAGATGAACGAATCAA GTACCAGGGGCTTCACCACGGATCTAGCTACTTGGAGCACCTCAATTTCCTGTCTGCCATCAGGTCTCAAGGTGCATGTTGCCCAGCCATCAGTTTGGAGGACGGCTTATTATCTGTCGCGATCGGTGTGGCCGGCCAATTGTCGATCGAGAAAGGCCGTTTCGTCACCATTGAGGAGGTGCTATCAAACTGA
- the LOC123410061 gene encoding uncharacterized protein LOC123410061 isoform X4, producing the protein MAREGGGAAMAPAAAVVRYGIVGVGMMGREHLHNLAHLAGEVEWEQSVRVCVTCLADPHPESLLLGLRLAAELGLPPPQVIEAAKQRPDILVQVGLEYRYMPPVAKLIDTVKSGTLGQVRMVAIREHRFPFLVKVNNWNRFNCNSGGTLVEKCCHFFDLIRLFADANPVRVMASGAIDVNHKDEVYHGKVPDIIDNAYVIIEFDNGCRGMLDLCMFAEGSRNEQEISVVGDTGKGEAFVPESIMRVGKRAGGRDGVVTIKAEDERIKYQGLHHGSSYLEHLNFLSAIRSQGACCPAISLEDGLLSVAIGVAGQLSIEKGRFVTIEEVLSN; encoded by the exons ATGGCGCGAGAGGGAGGAGGGGCAGCCATGGCGCCCGCAGCGGCGGTAGTGAGGTACGGGATAGTTGGGGTCGGCATGATGGGGAGGGAGCACCTCCACAACCtcgcccacctcgccggagaagtCGAATGGGAGCAGTCCGTCCGCGTCTGCGTCACCTGCCTCGCCGACCCCCATCCGGAGTCCCTCCTCCTTGGTCTCCGTCTCGCCGCAGAGCTTGGCCTGCCACCTCCCCAG GTCATAGAAGCTGCCAAACAGAGACCGGACATACTCGTGCAAGTCGGATTAGAATACCGGTATATGCCTCCGGTAGCTAAGCTGATAGATACTGTTAAAAGCGGCACACTAGGGCAGGTCAGAATGGTGGCTATCCGTGAACACCGGTTTCCTTTCCTTGTTAAG GTGAACAACTGGAATAGGTTTAATTGCAACAGTGGGGGGACTCTGGTTGAGAAGTGCTGCCACTTTTTTGATTTGATAAGATTGTTTGCAGATGCGAACCCTGTTCGTGTAATGGCCTCTGGAGCTATTGATGTTAACCACAAGGATGAGGTTTATCATGGAAAG GTACCAGATATAATTGATAATGCATATGtgatcatagaatttgataatggCTGTCGTGGCATGCTTGATCTCTGCATGTTTGCTGAAGGTAGTAGAAATGAGCAGGAAATTTCTGTTGTTGGTGACACTGGAAAG GGTGAAGCTTTTGTTCCAGAGAGCATTATGAGGGTTGGAAAGCGAGCAGGAGGCAGAGATGGAGTTGTAACGATAAAGGCCGAAGATGAACGAATCAA GTACCAGGGGCTTCACCACGGATCTAGCTACTTGGAGCACCTCAATTTCCTGTCTGCCATCAGGTCTCAAGGTGCATGTTGCCCAGCCATCAGTTTGGAGGACGGCTTATTATCTGTCGCGATCGGTGTGGCCGGCCAATTGTCGATCGAGAAAGGCCGTTTCGTCACCATTGAGGAGGTGCTATCAAACTGA
- the LOC123410061 gene encoding inositol 2-dehydrogenase isoform X7 — protein MGAVRPRLRHLPRRPPSGVPPPWSPSRRRAWPATSPDHRELLDSGLCDAVVVSSPNMTHSEILMDIIGYAKPHHVLVEKPLCTTVQDCEKVIEAAKQRPDILVQVGLEYRYMPPVAKLIDTVKSGTLGQVRMVAIREHRFPFLVKVNNWNRFNCNSGGTLVEKCCHFFDLIRLFADANPVRVMASGAIDVNHKDEVYHGKVPDIIDNAYVIIEFDNGCRGMLDLCMFAEGSRNEQEISVVGDTGKGEAFVPESIMRVGKRAGGRDGVVTIKAEDERIKYQGLHHGSSYLEHLNFLSAIRSQGACCPAISLEDGLLSVAIGVAGQLSIEKGRFVTIEEVLSN, from the exons ATGGGAGCAGTCCGTCCGCGTCTGCGTCACCTGCCTCGCCGACCCCCATCCGGAGTCCCTCCTCCTTGGTCTCCGTCTCGCCGCAGAGCTTGGCCTGCCACCTCCCCAG ATCACCGCGAGTTGCTGGACAGCGGACTCTGTGACGCCGTTGTTGTGTCGTCGCCAAACATGACACACTCTGAGATACTCATGGACATCATTGGTTATGCCAAGCCGCACCACGTTCTTGTTgagaagcctctgtgcaccacggtTCAGGACTGTGAGAAG GTCATAGAAGCTGCCAAACAGAGACCGGACATACTCGTGCAAGTCGGATTAGAATACCGGTATATGCCTCCGGTAGCTAAGCTGATAGATACTGTTAAAAGCGGCACACTAGGGCAGGTCAGAATGGTGGCTATCCGTGAACACCGGTTTCCTTTCCTTGTTAAG GTGAACAACTGGAATAGGTTTAATTGCAACAGTGGGGGGACTCTGGTTGAGAAGTGCTGCCACTTTTTTGATTTGATAAGATTGTTTGCAGATGCGAACCCTGTTCGTGTAATGGCCTCTGGAGCTATTGATGTTAACCACAAGGATGAGGTTTATCATGGAAAG GTACCAGATATAATTGATAATGCATATGtgatcatagaatttgataatggCTGTCGTGGCATGCTTGATCTCTGCATGTTTGCTGAAGGTAGTAGAAATGAGCAGGAAATTTCTGTTGTTGGTGACACTGGAAAG GGTGAAGCTTTTGTTCCAGAGAGCATTATGAGGGTTGGAAAGCGAGCAGGAGGCAGAGATGGAGTTGTAACGATAAAGGCCGAAGATGAACGAATCAA GTACCAGGGGCTTCACCACGGATCTAGCTACTTGGAGCACCTCAATTTCCTGTCTGCCATCAGGTCTCAAGGTGCATGTTGCCCAGCCATCAGTTTGGAGGACGGCTTATTATCTGTCGCGATCGGTGTGGCCGGCCAATTGTCGATCGAGAAAGGCCGTTTCGTCACCATTGAGGAGGTGCTATCAAACTGA
- the LOC123410061 gene encoding inositol 2-dehydrogenase isoform X5, whose amino-acid sequence MATMLKTPAVPRILKRQMINYHRELLDSGLCDAVVVSSPNMTHSEILMDIIGYAKPHHVLVEKPLCTTVQDCEKVIEAAKQRPDILVQVGLEYRYMPPVAKLIDTVKSGTLGQVRMVAIREHRFPFLVKVNNWNRFNCNSGGTLVEKCCHFFDLIRLFADANPVRVMASGAIDVNHKDEVYHGKVPDIIDNAYVIIEFDNGCRGMLDLCMFAEGSRNEQEISVVGDTGKGEAFVPESIMRVGKRAGGRDGVVTIKAEDERIKYQGLHHGSSYLEHLNFLSAIRSQGACCPAISLEDGLLSVAIGVAGQLSIEKGRFVTIEEVLSN is encoded by the exons ATGGCAACAATGTTAAAAACACCAGCTGTTCCACGAATCCTTAAACGGCAGATGATAAACT ATCACCGCGAGTTGCTGGACAGCGGACTCTGTGACGCCGTTGTTGTGTCGTCGCCAAACATGACACACTCTGAGATACTCATGGACATCATTGGTTATGCCAAGCCGCACCACGTTCTTGTTgagaagcctctgtgcaccacggtTCAGGACTGTGAGAAG GTCATAGAAGCTGCCAAACAGAGACCGGACATACTCGTGCAAGTCGGATTAGAATACCGGTATATGCCTCCGGTAGCTAAGCTGATAGATACTGTTAAAAGCGGCACACTAGGGCAGGTCAGAATGGTGGCTATCCGTGAACACCGGTTTCCTTTCCTTGTTAAG GTGAACAACTGGAATAGGTTTAATTGCAACAGTGGGGGGACTCTGGTTGAGAAGTGCTGCCACTTTTTTGATTTGATAAGATTGTTTGCAGATGCGAACCCTGTTCGTGTAATGGCCTCTGGAGCTATTGATGTTAACCACAAGGATGAGGTTTATCATGGAAAG GTACCAGATATAATTGATAATGCATATGtgatcatagaatttgataatggCTGTCGTGGCATGCTTGATCTCTGCATGTTTGCTGAAGGTAGTAGAAATGAGCAGGAAATTTCTGTTGTTGGTGACACTGGAAAG GGTGAAGCTTTTGTTCCAGAGAGCATTATGAGGGTTGGAAAGCGAGCAGGAGGCAGAGATGGAGTTGTAACGATAAAGGCCGAAGATGAACGAATCAA GTACCAGGGGCTTCACCACGGATCTAGCTACTTGGAGCACCTCAATTTCCTGTCTGCCATCAGGTCTCAAGGTGCATGTTGCCCAGCCATCAGTTTGGAGGACGGCTTATTATCTGTCGCGATCGGTGTGGCCGGCCAATTGTCGATCGAGAAAGGCCGTTTCGTCACCATTGAGGAGGTGCTATCAAACTGA